The region ATGTGACCCCTCGCCGCTGTAACCCGAAGGGCGCACGGGGGTTGCGGGCTCATGCGTCGTCTCTCCTCCTCACCGTAGCTATGGCTACGCTTCGTCCTCGTTCCTACCATGATCTCCGCAAGACCCCTGCGCGAGACCCGCTGCACTTCTTCAACAGCCTTCACACTCAGCCACCGCCCACGAAGTGGACGAGTTCGATCACATCACCTTCCTGGATGCCGAATTCACCGTACCGATCACGCTCAAGGATCTTCTTGTTCAACTCCACAACGATCATTCCGGGGTGGAGCTCGAGCGACTCGAGAAGGGTGTGAACCGTGTGCCCTCCATCGATGCCGCGTTCCTTGCCGTTCAACCGCACCTGGATCTTGTCACTCACAGCAAGACACCTCCTGTCGGCGCGAACCGAAGGGCGTCGAGTAACCGCCCCACTGCTCCCGCTGGATCCTCGTTAGCCCAGACGCTCCGTACAACCGCGACTCCGTGGCCCCCGGCATCAATGATCTCTTCGACCTGTTCAGGTCCCACACCACCGATCCCGATGACCGGCTGGCCATTGGCCTCTCCTGCAGATCGAGAAACCAACTCGACTCCCACAGCTTCGGTGTCAGGGTGACTCGGTGTACGAAAGAGCGCACCCACGAACACG is a window of Longimicrobiales bacterium DNA encoding:
- the thiS gene encoding sulfur carrier protein ThiS encodes the protein MSDKIQVRLNGKERGIDGGHTVHTLLESLELHPGMIVVELNKKILERDRYGEFGIQEGDVIELVHFVGGG